GGACAATGCCGTTGGCGCGGAAGCGGCGGGCCGACGTTACGACTTGCGCCGGCACCACGTGAACCCGCGTCACAGCGCGCGCCCGCCGGAAGAGTTCGACATCTTCAAAGAGGGGCCAATCGGGGAATCCACCCAGTGCCGCGAAGAGATCACGCCGCAACACCATACACTGGTCGCCGTAGCTGGTAAGCAGAGAGTCGAACCACATTAACCGTGCGGCCAGGGCCAGCAGCCAATCGGGATCGTCGAACGAGAGACGGAATTTGGCTATCTGTACCTGTGGATCGGCGAACATTGCCTGCAACAACGTAAACGCATTGGCCGGCAAGCGCGTATCGGCGTGCAGAAAGACCAGCAGATCACCACCGGCCAGCGCAGCACCGGCATTGAGCTGACGACCACGACCACGCGGCGCGTTCACCACCTTCGCTCCGGCAGCCCATGCCAGTCGCGGTGTATCATCTTCACTCCCGCCATCGGCAACAATTACCTCGACTGTCGGATCGATCTGGCGTACTGCCTGGATACAGGTGGTGATCTGGGCAGCTTCGTTCAGTGCCGGAATGATCACACTTATCTTGAGCATAGCTCCTCCTGGCGAGAAGGTCAGCGGCGCTGGAACAGAAACAGATATTCGTGTTTGAAGACGTAAAAACCACCGGCCAGGGCCCGGTACCGCCACAGTTCGTTGCTGCCCCGCTTGCCCTGGGTGCCGGTAATATTCTTGACGATGATACTCTTCAGGCGAAAGCCGCAGGAGCGCACGGCTTCCATTGCCTGAAAACCGAGCGGATACCACTCGCCATGCCGGTACATGTCGCCGATGACCAGCACCAGATAGCGTTCGTGATCCAGCAGCCCGGCAATCCGTTCGGTCAGGATGGTCAGGCGCTGGAGAAACTCATCGACGGTCGGGGCATTCGAGAGATCGCGTGGATCGTCACTAAACCGGATAATGTCGTGGTAGGGTGGGTGGAGCAAGACCAGTTGTACCGTACTGGTACCGTAACGTCGCAGCAGATCGGCAAAATCCACCGTCAGACTATCGCCCTGCTCGATAACCGCAACAGTCGGATGTGGAGTCGGCTCGGCAGCCAGCAACTCCTCGACATGGCGCACCATCGCCGGCTGAAGTTCCACCCCTATCGCATTACGGCCCAGACGTCGGGCTTCGATCAGCGTTGTTCCTGAGCCGGCAAACGGGTCAAGCACCCATTCACCAGGGCGGGTGTAGCGACGGATGAATTGATGGGGAATCTGCGGGACGAAATTCCCCCAGTAGTCGGCGCGGTGAACACCGGAGCCATCACGGCGCTCGATTAACCAGAGGCTATCGGTCAGAATGTCGTCATATTCTTTCCAGCGCCGCAAATCGATATCGCTGTCCGGCGCAAAGCGCGGGCCGTCCAACGAGCGTTGCAGGCGGTTAAGGTAGTAATGTGCCCGCTCCAATGTT
This genomic window from Chloroflexus aurantiacus J-10-fl contains:
- a CDS encoding TIGR04283 family arsenosugar biosynthesis glycosyltransferase encodes the protein MLKISVIIPALNEAAQITTCIQAVRQIDPTVEVIVADGGSEDDTPRLAWAAGAKVVNAPRGRGRQLNAGAALAGGDLLVFLHADTRLPANAFTLLQAMFADPQVQIAKFRLSFDDPDWLLALAARLMWFDSLLTSYGDQCMVLRRDLFAALGGFPDWPLFEDVELFRRARAVTRVHVVPAQVVTSARRFRANGIVRQLLHDFWLWLQYLVGVSPYEIARQYR
- a CDS encoding TRM11 family SAM-dependent methyltransferase; the encoded protein is MTERSSSAQSPSHADSPQWLLNRAELTAVIAWLFAAPTPGELRIRLEQVQQRLLDEHDPLHAADDQAIRFTPEVLQAELEQIAAAQTLERAHYYLNRLQRSLDGPRFAPDSDIDLRRWKEYDDILTDSLWLIERRDGSGVHRADYWGNFVPQIPHQFIRRYTRPGEWVLDPFAGSGTTLIEARRLGRNAIGVELQPAMVRHVEELLAAEPTPHPTVAVIEQGDSLTVDFADLLRRYGTSTVQLVLLHPPYHDIIRFSDDPRDLSNAPTVDEFLQRLTILTERIAGLLDHERYLVLVIGDMYRHGEWYPLGFQAMEAVRSCGFRLKSIIVKNITGTQGKRGSNELWRYRALAGGFYVFKHEYLFLFQRR